Proteins from one Archocentrus centrarchus isolate MPI-CPG fArcCen1 chromosome 8, fArcCen1, whole genome shotgun sequence genomic window:
- the LOC115785021 gene encoding restin homolog yields MSQYPEQKDYTGALHCSGEPNASEDTEFLRRAFDRLQKENQDLHNMIKQMQEEKSRDMKAQNKHSGEITQEDQPVKDLQYEPNMQIINGGWEILLSRAQQQITHLMLQRKKDVAKLQQMQFRPQEMEALQYNLQVMEEQYNEEKYKLQKLQAQHKETLRKFQDLGEDHDEIKCKHQQLERTHKETLYKHQQLEKNYDQVLGQLRLLEEEAEDSERQLLECENKNNSLQIKLDQTRQENIEIQEEKEEQEAQHNDTLRKFQDLQEIHDQTLYQLQQKDALAAETQYQLQDVTARYDETQDKLRSLEAIHKETQHKLEEKSRELEAQNKHLGEEHEEIKCKHQQLERTHKETLYKHQQLEKKFDQVLGQLQKLEEEAEDSEHQLLESENKNNSLRIKLDQTRQKNMEIQEEKEEQEAQHREMESKLKDMETRYNQEMSRFQHLQAAAKNTQHQLVKSEKEKERLQVKLDEALQRNAEMLREKEEKEELHSEMQHVLQDFEQRNTELQVFLDELKDKNVAVEAERVNLEKLCNEMTCKLQEMMGKNTQLQGLCDIEQSRNNEMQKEAQQHEKMHKDMQCALHEMQIRNEQLQDMHDELQQSNKDMHEAKKAQEEQNVELKQKHADSEKKLEEVGKRCSKFEEENEQLLSDVKNLILQNKDLQERCLKKKRRRFWCFG; encoded by the coding sequence ATGTCTCAGTACCCGGAGCAGAAAGATTACACTGGAGCTCTTCACTGCAGTGGTGAGCCAAATGCCTCAGAAGACACCGAATTCCTCAGAAGGGCATTTGATCGCCTTCAGAAAGAAAACCAAGACCTGCACAATATGATCAAACAAATGCAGGAGGAAAAGTCCAGAGACATGAAGGCCCAAAACAAACACTCTGGAGAAATTACCCAAGAGGACCAACCAGTTAAAGATCTGCAATACGAGCCGAACATGCAGATCATAAATGGAGGTTGGGAAATACTGCTAAGtagagcacagcagcaaataacACATTTAATGCTGCAGAGAAAAAAGGATGTGGCTAAACTCCAACAAATGCAGTTCAGGCCCCAAGAAATGGAGGCACTGCAATACAACCTCCAAGTCATGGAGGAACAATATAACGAGGAGAAATACAAGCTCCAAAAACTGCAAGCTCAACATAAGGAGACACTACGCAAGTTTCAAGACTTGGGAGAAGACCATGACGAGATAAAATGCAAACACCAACAATTAGAAAGAACACACAAGGAGACACTATACAAACACCAACAACTGGAAAAAAACTATGATCAGGTACTAGGCCAACTCCGACTGCTGGAAGAAGAAGCTGAAGACTCAGAGCGCCAGCTTCTTGAAtgtgagaataaaaataacagtttgcAAATAAAACTTGATCAAACACGGCAagaaaatatagaaatacaagaagagaaagaagaacaggaagctcAACACAATGACACACTACGCAAGTTTCAAGACTTGCAAGAAATTCATGACCAGACACTGTACCAACTCCAACAAAAGGATGCACTAGCTGCAGAGACACAATACCAGCTTCAAGATGTGACGGCAAGATATGACGAGACACAAGACAAACTAAGAAGCTTGGAGGCCatacacaaagagacacaacaCAAGCTGGAGGAGAAGTCCAGAGAGCTGGAGGCCCAAAATAAACACTTGGGAGAAGAACATGAAGAGATAAAATGCAAACACCAACAATTGGAAAGGACACACAAGGAGACACTATACAAACACcaacaactggaaaaaaaatttgatCAGGTACTAGGCCAACTCCAAAAGCTGGAAGAAGAAGCTGAAGACTCAGAACACCAGCTTCTTGAAagtgagaataaaaataacagtttgcGAATAAAACTTGATCAAACACGgcaaaaaaatatggaaatacaagaagagaaagaagaacaggaagctcAACATAGAGAGATGGAGAGCAAACTCAAAGACATGGAGACAAGATATAATCAGGAGATGTCCAGGTTCCAACACCTGCAAGCAGCAGCTAAGAACACACAACACCAGCTCGTcaaaagtgagaaagaaaaggaacgtTTACAAGTCAAACTTGATGAAGCACtgcaaagaaatgcagaaatgctacgagagaaggaagaaaaggaagaacTGCACAGCGAGATGCAGCATGTTCTTCAAGACTTTGAGCAGAGAAATACTGAACTCCAAGTATTTCTTGATGAGctcaaagacaaaaatgttgCAGTGGAGGCAGAGAGGGTAAATTTGGAGAAACTCTGCAATGAGATGACGTGTAAGCTGCAAGAAATGAtgggaaaaaatacacaactgcAAGGACTCTGTGACATagaacagagcagaaacaatGAAATGCAGAAGGAGGCACAACAGCATGAGAAAATGCATAAAGATATGCAGTGTGCACTTCATGAAATGCAGATCAGAAATGAGCAGCTGCAAGACATGCATGACGAATTACAACAAAGCAATAAAGACATGCATGAGGCGAAGAAGGCGCAGGAAGAGCAAAACGTAGAACTGAAGCAAAAGCATGCAGACAGTGAGAAAAAGCTGGAAGAAGTCGGGAAAAGATGCAGCAAATTTGAAGAAGAGAATGAACAACTCCTGTCTGACGTCAAAAACCTCATCTTACAAAACAAAGATTTACAGGAACGCTgcctgaaaaagaagagaagacgCTTCTGGTGTTTCGGCTGA
- the rad23aa gene encoding RAD23 homolog A, nucleotide excision repair protein a produces MQITLKTLQQQTIQIEIDPEQTVKALKEKIEAERGKDNFPVSGQKLIYAGKILQDDTPIKDYKIDEKNFVVVMVSKAKPAAAASPSVSEAPKPPVQDSGSTSTAAPATNPTPAPAPAPAAVPIPSGEAKEESSAAATEPQPPASSSGGSQGLDASSTLVTGAEYEAMLTEIMSMGYERERVVAALRASFNNPHRAVEYLLTGIPSSPVQESNPPVQAPTSGHTEPPSVAEGDNPLAFLRTQPQFLHMRQAIQQNPALLPALLQQLGRENPQLLQQISQHQELFIQMLNEPVGEGGDAPEVGEMGAAGEEGAPVNYIQVTPQEKEAIERLKALGFPEALVIQAYFACEKNENLAANFLLNQGLEDD; encoded by the exons ATGCAGATCACGCTGAAAACGCTGCAGCAGCAGACTATTCAGATTGAGATAGACCCCGAACAAACG GTGAAGGCCTTGAAAGAGAAGATAGAGGCAGAAAGGGGGAAAGACAACTTTCCAGTTTCTGGGCAGAAGCTGATATATGCTGGAAAAATCTTGCAAGATGACACGCCAATAAAGGACTACAAAATTGATGAGAAGAACTTTGTTGTAGTGATGGTGTCCAAG gctaagcctgcagctgcagcctcaccATCAGTCTCAGAAGCACCCAAGCCCCCCGTACAGGACTCTGGCTCCACGTCAACAGCTGCCCCGGCCACAAACCCAACTCCAGCCCCAGCCCCTGCCCCTGCAGCTGTCCCCATTCCTAGCGGGGAGGCCAAAGAGGAGTCAAGTGCTGCAGCCACAGAACCACAACCACCAGCCAG CTCCAGTGGTGGTAGTCAGGGCCTGGATGCATCTTCAACGCTCG TGACTGGAGCAGAGTATGAAGCGATGCTGACGGAGATCATGTCTATGGGCTATGAAAGGGAGAGAGTGGTGGCCGCGCTGCGGGCCAGTTTCAACAACCCCCACAGAGCTGTGGAGTACCTTCTTACT GGTATCCCCAGCAGCCCAGTCCAGGAGAGTAATCCCCCAGTGCAGGCTCCCACATCTGGACACACAGAACCTCCATCTGTAGCAGAAG GAGATAACCCACTTGCATTCCTGCGTACCCAGCCCCAGTTCCTGCACATGAGACAGGCAATCCAGCAGAACCCTGCTCTGCTTCCCGCTCTCCTCCAGCAACTAGGCCGGGAGAATCCTCAACTTCTGCAG CAAATCAGTCAGCATCAGGAGCTGTTTATCCAGATGTTAAATGAGCCAGTTGGTGAGGGGGGAGATGCACCGGAGGTTGGAGAGATGGGGGCAGCAGGGGAGGAGGGTGCACCTGTCAACTACATCCAGGTTACACCTCAGGAGAAGGAAGCCATTGAAAGG TTAAAAGCGTTGGGTTTCCCTGAGGCTCTGGTGATTCAGGCCTACTTTGCCTGCGAGAAGAACGAGAACCTGGCAGCCAACTTTCTCCTCAACCAGGGACTGGAAGATGACTGA